The proteins below are encoded in one region of Coturnix japonica isolate 7356 chromosome 10, Coturnix japonica 2.1, whole genome shotgun sequence:
- the CTXN2 gene encoding cortexin-2 translates to MMSSNYCGNTSASMSVNEMSAFPLTLEQKTGFAFVGILCVFLGLLIIRCFKILLDPYSSMPSSTWEDEVEGLDKGTFEYALA, encoded by the coding sequence ATGATGAGCAGTAATTACTGTGGCAACACTTCAGCCAGCATGAGCGTCAATGAAATGTCTGCCTTCCCTCTGACTCTGGAACAAAAGACTGGTTTCGCCTTTGTGGggattttgtgtgttttcttagGACTCCTAATTATCAGATGCTTCAAAATCTTGCTAGACCCCTACAGCAGTATGCCTTCTTCTACATGGGAAGATGAAGTTGAGGGGTTGGATAAAGGGACATTTGAATATGCTCTTGCATGA